GAGTATATGCAGCAAAAAATAATCTTTATCAGCTCATTGATAAAATTCCTGCTAAAGAATATTTTGATAAGGTAAGGTTTGCTGCCTTAAGCGTGAAAGGAGTGAAAGAAACAGAAAAAATACGCATTCAACAGTATGGGCCGGATGCTCATATTAATATTGATATTGAAGTCGATCCTCATATGTCTGTAACGTTAGCTCATCAAATTACTCAAAATGTGCGTGCTGAGATTCAAAAAGCTTGGCCGGCGGTCAGGGATGTCACCGTCCATGTAGAGCCTTATTATCCAGGGGATCATTAGTGCTTAAGGGCTTAGTAGGTCTAATCGATCGATTGTTTGCTGTCATGGGTGCTTTAGCTTTTTCTCAATTTCCTTTATTTATCCAACAATACCAACAGAATTTATTAGGGCATGTTGAAGAATTGAAAATTCAGCTGCAGGCAATGCAAAGCGCCGCTTCGGTTACAGGAAAATCTTTACAGCAGTATATTGCTAAATTCTTGAATAGCACAGATGCGGATTTCCAGCTGCAAGGTACTTTAATGAATAATATGCTTGAACGTTACTATACACTCAATGACAGCTTTCAAGCATTGCAGCAAGCTTCTATCTATTTTAAGCCTTTTTTATTTATAGAGTATGGTGATTGGAAAATTGCCAAATTAACATGGCAATCTTATAAAATAGGCATTTCCTTTACCTCTGAAGGAGCTATCTACGCAGGAATAGGAGTGATTGTGGGCGTGGCTATTTATGGGCTTTTAAGCAAGCTTATCAAAGGCGTATGGGGATATTACTATAAAGCTGAGGAAAAAGCAGTGTAAAAGTAATTTACTAAGCTAGATGATAACGAAAACAATTCAGGTTTTATTTTTGGAAGCATTTGCTAGAAGTATTTTTACTTAAGTCTTTGTCTTATAAAGGCTGTGAAAAGGAGTGGTTGCTATTTTCTTTCTTTTTTATAAGATTTTCCGGCGTATCAACTTCTTGGAAGCTCCAACGGATAAGCCTTTCAGTAATAGAGCTTGAAGCTTCAAATATTTCTTTTTCAGTATCGCCTGGAGCTAGGTAGATGACCTGAGGCTCAGCAGAGCCCCAATAATAAAAACGCGTTAAAGCTTGCAATCTGGGGTCATGGGGATATAACTTTACCGTTAAGCTTTGAAGAAGTTTGCCCATTTTACGAAAATTCTTTAACATAAAGTTAAATTTATCAATGTATACATTTCTATCTATATCGCGGATAGGTTCTTTTTCGTTTCTAGTATTCATGTCTATCAAGGTGTCCATAAGAAGGCTTTCGATGATCTCTTTTTTAATTTCGTTGAAAGTGTTGATATAAATATTCAATTTTTCTTGTTGGCTAGATAAGCTTAATTCTTTATTTCCAATTTCTTCTAGTTCAATTCTATTGCATAAGGTACTAATTTTGTTACTAAAATGCAATAATAAGTCTCCGCCGGAGGTCTCATGCTCTTTTTTAAATCTATTTGTAACGGGTGAGGATAAAAGCAAATGATAAAGTGTATTAATAGTGGTACATTCTTGGCTTAACTGGGCGTTTTGTGTCTTATATTTATCATTTACTATTTTAAGGGTTTTATATTTATTCTCTAATTTTTCATTTTTTGATCTATAATTTTCTTTTTCCTGTTCTAAATCACAATATTTTTTATTTAACCTTTTATTTTCCATATTTAATTCGTTAAATTCTCTAACCAAATTGATTATTTTTTGATTAATAGCATCGCGTCCACTGGCCGAAATAGAAGAAATAGGTGAGAGATTGGAGGAATGAGCTTCTGGCGTGGAAGGCTGGATAGATGAGCTCGTTGAACACGGAGATGATAAAGGATTCATAAAATCAACCTTGTAAAAAAATATGTAAACAAATTTCTTATAGCGACTATAAATTTATTTATTACAGATAAATATTTTTAAGAGAAAGTAATTTTTGCGCGTTATTTCATAAAAGACAGAAGGATAGACAGATAGATATTTGAGGAGGAGTTGAGAGAATTAACAATTTTAAAAACATAAATTTTTTAGGCAAATACAGAAGAAAAAGCTTTTTATAAGTTTTTTTCCTCACATAAGTGATTCCAAAAATCTCTCATCGGGGGAGACAAAAACTGCCAAAGCTTTTTTAAAGGTACAGGCCATTTATGATGATGTTCAGTATCCACAAAAGCAATTCTATTATCTTTAGTGATGGGCATGTTAAAATTATAAGGGGAGTCATTAAGTCCTAGCTCCTGAAGGAGGATATAAATCCAAGAAAGAGTATGTTGATTAATTATAGGACTTTTCCACATTTTATTATTTTCTTTTCCAGAGTAAATATCAATTTCGTTTTCTATAACGATAAAATTTTTTCTTTGTAGATTAGTTTGTTTTGAAGGATAGGGAGCCTCCGGTAAAGGGTATATCCATTTAGTTGGAACTACAAAGAGGTGATTAATATGGTGCCGATTCAACGCCTCTTGGATAGAAATAGCGCCTGTGACACGGGCATAACAACGCTGCCAATCATTAATTTCCATTTGATCATCTCCAAAAAATTTAAAGATGAAACCAGGAATATTCTTATTTCTTGTTACAATGGTTTTACTAAAACGCATAGGAGTGGGCTGCATGAATCCTGCCTTTTGCAAGGTCTCTTTATTTTGAGTCACCCGCTTACTAAAGAGACGATCTAGTCGAGGCTTAATTGGGTGATTCTCAGGTAAGAAAAAAGGTTGTAAATGTAGCCAAATGCTTGGCTCTATATGAGAAGGTTGGACATAATAGTTAGGATAGAGGGAAGGAGCATTTGCACTTTTGAAAATAGGCGGATGAAAAGGCACTGCTAGATGGACATAGGGGGGCGGAAACTCTATTCTTCTAGCTTCTTCTTGTAATGAATAGCTTGGGATTTGAAGTACGGTACGGGGAATAGTTAATTCATAATCATACACCCGAATAAGAGGTGAAGGTGTAGAGTATTGTCCTTCTCTTTCGGCGATAATGCGATAAAAGGCATAATCGGACCCAATTTTTATGGAACACTTGGATGTAGAGATTATCCAATTATTGACTTCATCAAATAACTGTTGATCATGATCCAGCCAATTAAACTGCTGGTGCGTGTAGAGAGAGGGGATGAAATCTAATGCATTGGAGGCAAAAATATGATATTGCGTATCTGAAAATTCGGAGGGTTCCCAACTAATCTCATATTCTTTTTCACCTGTCTTTTTAAACAGGGGATGAGCAATAGGTTTAGGCTTATCCACAGTAAATTTAAAGGGTGTCGACCATTCGCTCCAACAGCTATCTTGTAAAGTTTTAACACGAAAATAGTAGTTTGTGTGGGAGTTAAAAAAAGTCTCAGTTAGCTTATCAACAATCACTCTATTTTTAAAATCCTCTATGCCTTGAAAGTTAGGAATAAGATAATCAAAATTGGCATCCGTAGATATTTGCCACCATATTTTTTCCGTGGGGCTACTAAGCGAAGATAAATCAAAGTAAGGAGAGGTATGATCAAAGTGCGCGCTAGAGTTGACAATGCAAACATTGGGACTTTTCTTCAATTCTAAATCATAACGGACGGTTAGCAAGGTGGTGCCCACATCTTTCTTTGTTCCTATGTCCACTACATTTGATCCAAGAGTCCATAGATGTTTTTCGCAATTTTGCCCCACAAGCGTAAGGGTTCCGGTAGGGTCCTTGGCTCTTATCTCTACAGTCCATATAGGGACTTCAAAATCATATGTACTTTGAGGAGCTATAATTTTCTTCTGGTTTTCAAGTATAATCTCTTCAGGAGTATGATTGATAAGCTGGACGATAGGATAAGCAGAGGTAAGATACACGATAGAAGAAGATAAAGTACGTTCTGCTAAAATTACAGTTTGTTCTACAAAGCCATTAGGATAAAAAGTAAGCGTTTCTTGGGGATATAAAGTAGATGACTTGTTTGTCCATTGCATGCTCGGCTTAACATCTTGCGGTTCAAAGCCATCAAATTCTTTAGGAAAGATATCTAAATGAGCAAAATTCCTACTTGATGTTGAGAAATCAAACGAGCTTTCAAGATCCGAAGCTTTTGTTCTTAGTACTAAAAAAGGGTCATCTGCCACCTCTTCATAACCTGCAAGCGTATGATTGTCTAAGGCAAGATAGCCTAATTGGCGCTCTTGGTCTATAAGATGCCATTGATTATCAAAGTAAAATTCTTGTAAATGACGCGTATTAGAGGGCACCTTTCTAGACGGCAAGTTTATACTGCACCCCAATAAAGAAGAGTAAGCTTCATTTTCTGCTATCTTTAACTGGTGCTTTTGCCACCATCCCCACAAACTTTCTTTTTTTTCAAGCTGTTGTATTCCTATCTGTTTTTGTTCTTCTCTATCCATATTAACGGACAAAAATAGATCGGAGATAACTTCCGAAGAAATGTTTTTCAAGCTATAATTATGCACTATTAAGTGTTGCTGAGGCTGAGTGGGCTCAATGTTTAAGTATGTTTTCGACGCTATGTCAAAGGTGCATGAAGTTTCTATTGCCAATAGGGATAAAGAATTGCACAAGAGGAAAGTGCAGCTAATGAATGACTTTAACATTTTTTAGACCTACTTTTTTAAGGCTAATAATAGACAACGTAGCATGATATAGGATAACCAAACAAGCGCTGCTAACATAATAGCTGCTGCAAAACTTTGCTTTGCCTCGAATGTCTCGCGATAGAAAAGAATAAAACTAAAAAATAGCGCTGCTATCGCTATAGCAAGGCTGATTCGATCTATAATTTTGGAGGGACGCATAAAAATTTTGCCTTTAACTGTTAATTTGTCTTAATAAAGCAGGCTTTTAAATTTACTTCAATTTTTTTCTAAAAAGATTATTTTAGAGGGAGTTCCCCTTAAGAAATGCGCCCTGTTATAGACAAAAGTTCCTAGGATAGAGAGTGCAAAATGGTGTTGCATGTAGTAGTCTTATAGGCGAGGGAAGATACAACTTAAAGTTTCTTTGGGAAGAAAAGCATGAAAAAGAAATTTTTTCTAGCCTTAGAAATAAAAGTCTCCTCTTAATTTGTAGGCTTCCTTTTTCTATAGGGGAGTAGGATTAAAGTGAGAAGAAATTAAGGGCTGGGCACAAAAGTTAATAAAAATGCTATTATCTTCTTTAATTTATCTCGATATTCGGTAAAATCATTATTTTTTTGGAGTAGTTATAAGCAACAGATTTTGTTAGCTATTTTGAGCAAACAGTAAGACGCCATGCATGGCAAAACAAATAACCTTTTACCGCGAGTTAATGATGAAAAATTTATTTTTAAAAGATTTTTATTTAAAATTTAATAAAGCTGCGGCTACTTCGCAGTCGTTATTTTTGCTAGCCCTACGTATATATTTTGGCTGGTCATTTTTTTGGTCTGGGCTAGGGAAACTTCAAAACATCTATGGTACTGCTGAGGCTTTTGCTAGCTTAGGTATCTTTTATCCTCTCTTCAATGCTTACGCTGCTAGTCTAATTGAATTAGTGGGAGGAGCTTGCCTATTATTAGGGTTAGGAGCAAGATTAGCAGCTTTTGCTCTGTCTATAGTAATGCTTGTTGCTCTTTACACTGCTCATTATGATGCTTTGTTAAATGCTTATAGTGCACCTGAGCAGCTTCTTACCCAGCTTGCATTTATTTATTTGTGTGCGAGTCTGGTTGTTTTTGCTTTTGGCCCGGGTAGAGCTTCAGTAGATTATTTGATAGAAAAAAATTGTAAGTAGAGAAAGTTTAGAAAAAAGGGGATAAATTTAAAGAATACCAATTTCCCTACGTTTAAGGGAACATTTGGCTGCTTTAAATGATGCCCCGCAAGTAACAAGAGAAGCAAGAATTTACTTAATAAGCGGGGGAGCTTCTAAAAAAAGCCATTTTAATAAAGTTTATCTTCTATAAATTTTAATGCTGTAGAATTTTATCTTGGCGCCATTCTATAGGCATATATTCTCCTCCTTCAAGGGCCACTATTCTTTTTCTTATAGGGGGATGAGTAGAGAATAGATTGGTCAAGCTGATTCTATCATTAAAATATAGGTGAGAATAAGCCATTCCTTTTAAAGGCATATCTTCATCCGCTGCTTTTTCAATTTTTATAAGGGCTTGAATAATACCCGCGGAATTCCTTGCAAATTGTACAGCACAAGCATCTGCTAAATATTCACGCTCACGGCTTACCGCTGCTTTTAAAATAGAGCCCATAATCCAGGTTAAAGCTCCTGCCAAAAATATAATAAGGGCTGCAATAATTACCGGACTATTTTCTTTTTTTTTTCTTCTTTCTTTAGAGTGAGAAGCAAATTGAAGGATTCGCATTCCAATATATAAAGCATAAAAGAAGCCCATTATCATAGCAGCAAGGCGCATGCTAATCTTTATATCACCATTATAAATATGGCCAAATTCATGCGCAATGACCCCTTGTAGTTCTTCTCGATTAAGTTTATCTAGTGATCCTTTGGTAACAGCGATGACTGCATCTCCCGGTGTTAAGCCTGCTGTAAAAGCATTGATAGCGTCTGTGGGCACTAGGTATACAGGGGGGACAGGCAACGAAGAAGCTAGAGCTATTTCTTGCACAATATTTAACAGCTGTTGTTCTTTCAGATTACTTGCGGGGCCATCTATAAGCCGAGCCCCTAAGGAGCGAGCTACGTAGGCGCCTCCCTGTGACTTATAATGGCTATATTCTAACAAGGCGATACCACAAGTGATAATTAAGAAGGCCAAACCGAGTAAAGGGAGGGGAGGATGATAACTATCTTTAGCTAAATTGCGCATCATATATTCAACTAATACGGAAATTAAAAGCGTGAGCGCTAAAAAAAGACCTAAATATAGTCTTGTTTTTGAACGCGCTTTTTTCTGAGCTTCCCAAAAGTTTATAGCCATAAAAACTACATCCTCATCCTTTATTTGCTTTTAGCATAGATTGGCAAACTTAAAGTAAATTTAATTTTTCTTGTCTACGAAGAAAAAGAAACCTTTACAGCTTTTTTAGATTCTTCAGACTCTGCTTCATATAGCTCAGCAGGCTGGTGACCTAAAGATTTAGCGATAAGAGCTGCGGGAAACTTTTGCTGAATATTATTATAAGCTAATACCTGATCGTTATAAGCTTGCCTAGCAAAAGCAACTTTATTTTCTGTTGTACTCAGTTCTTCTTGTAGGTTATGCATGGTGTTGCTAGCTTTAAGTTGAGGATAATTTTCTGCCAAAGCATAAATGTTTCCTAGACCTGCTTTAAGGCTGGCCTCAGTGCTCATTAATTCTTTGATGGCTTGGTGGGACGGTAATCCAGTTTTTTTTATTTGTTCTCTTATTGCAGCTGCCTGGCTCCTGGCTTCGATAACAGCTTCTAAGGTCGACTTTTCATATTCCATATAGCCTTTTACTGTCTCTACTAAATTGGGTATTAAATCATAGCGACGCTGTAGTTGGACATCGATTTGGCTCCAGGCATTTTTCACCTGATTGCGCGTTTCTATGAGTCTATTATAAATTCCTATTAACGAGAGCGCTACAACAGCAAGAACCGTGATAATAATACCAATAGTTATCAGCATAGGTTTACTCCTTTATAATATTTTTATTTAAAATAAATGTTATAGTGTAGCAATTGTTTCTTCTTTTAGAGAGCAGTAACTAGCTTACATTCATAAGCTACTTATAATAAAGAAAGCAAGATAATTGTCTCTTCACTCTTTAAGATAGCTTAAAAGTTAAGTTTTAAAGCTTCTACTTATATATAAAAAAGAGAGGAAAAAAATTTGTTTTTCTCCCCAGGAGGCCTTAATTTTGCTTTTTATAGGTCTATTTAGCATTACACTTTGGTAAAAAAGTTAATTTTAGCTAAGCTGATATCCCATACACAATACACACCACCATTGCAAGCTTATGGAATATTTAAACGATACCTTTTCTCTATGGTTATTACAATATGGAAGCATGGCTCTTTTCTTCTTGCTAGCACTTGGAATTGTTGCTCTTCCGATTCCTGATGAAACGCTTATGGTTATCTCAGGGGTTATGATTCATCAAGGGCATTTGTATACAATTCCTACTCTTATGGCAGCGTATCTAGGTTCTATGTGTGGCATTACCTTAAGCTATATGTTAGGAAAAACAGCAGGTCATTTTATTATTAAAAAGTATGGTAAGTGGATTG
This genomic interval from Neochlamydia sp. AcF84 contains the following:
- a CDS encoding DoxX family protein, producing MAKQITFYRELMMKNLFLKDFYLKFNKAAATSQSLFLLALRIYFGWSFFWSGLGKLQNIYGTAEAFASLGIFYPLFNAYAASLIELVGGACLLLGLGARLAAFALSIVMLVALYTAHYDALLNAYSAPEQLLTQLAFIYLCASLVVFAFGPGRASVDYLIEKNCK
- a CDS encoding M48 family metallopeptidase, which encodes MAINFWEAQKKARSKTRLYLGLFLALTLLISVLVEYMMRNLAKDSYHPPLPLLGLAFLIITCGIALLEYSHYKSQGGAYVARSLGARLIDGPASNLKEQQLLNIVQEIALASSLPVPPVYLVPTDAINAFTAGLTPGDAVIAVTKGSLDKLNREELQGVIAHEFGHIYNGDIKISMRLAAMIMGFFYALYIGMRILQFASHSKERRKKKENSPVIIAALIIFLAGALTWIMGSILKAAVSREREYLADACAVQFARNSAGIIQALIKIEKAADEDMPLKGMAYSHLYFNDRISLTNLFSTHPPIRKRIVALEGGEYMPIEWRQDKILQH
- a CDS encoding LemA family protein produces the protein MLITIGIIITVLAVVALSLIGIYNRLIETRNQVKNAWSQIDVQLQRRYDLIPNLVETVKGYMEYEKSTLEAVIEARSQAAAIREQIKKTGLPSHQAIKELMSTEASLKAGLGNIYALAENYPQLKASNTMHNLQEELSTTENKVAFARQAYNDQVLAYNNIQQKFPAALIAKSLGHQPAELYEAESEESKKAVKVSFSS
- a CDS encoding DUF2937 family protein — translated: MLKGLVGLIDRLFAVMGALAFSQFPLFIQQYQQNLLGHVEELKIQLQAMQSAASVTGKSLQQYIAKFLNSTDADFQLQGTLMNNMLERYYTLNDSFQALQQASIYFKPFLFIEYGDWKIAKLTWQSYKIGISFTSEGAIYAGIGVIVGVAIYGLLSKLIKGVWGYYYKAEEKAV